From a single Rosa rugosa chromosome 7, drRosRugo1.1, whole genome shotgun sequence genomic region:
- the LOC133722583 gene encoding GDSL esterase/lipase At5g18430-like has product MIQLMATYSLSNSVTTICCLIFLAFLGTIYLAPQAEAARAFFVFGDSLVDNGNNNYLITSARADSYPYGIDSPTHRASGRFSNGLNIADIISQKIGSVESPLPYLSPDLNGRRLLIGANFASAGVGILNDTGVQFLNILRMPIQLAYFQEYQRRVQALIGRDQTKRLIEQSLVLITVGGNDFVNNYYLGPSSARSRQLPLPRYVKYVISEYEKLLMNLYKLGPRRILVTGTGAMGCVPGELATRATNGGCSAEVQRAAALYNPQLDQMLKGLNKKLGKDVFISANNGQVHLDFINNPRAFGFTNSKVACCGQGPYNGVGLCTFLSNLCPNRALYAFWDAFHPSEKANRIIVQLMNSGSIRYMSPMNLSTIMALDSTT; this is encoded by the exons ATGATCCAATTAATGGCCACCTATTCATTATCAAATTCAGTGACGACTATATGTTGTCTGATCTTTTTGGCATTCTTGGGAACCATTTACCTTGCTCCTCAAGCAGAAGCGGCCcgagctttctttgtttttggtgatTCACTGGTTGATAATGGCAACAACAACTATCTGATCACCAGTGCTCGTGCCGACTCTTACCCCTACGGCATTGATTCTCCGACACACCGCGCCTCCGGTCGATTCTCCAATGGCCTTAACATTGCGGACATCATCA GTCAGAAAATTGGGTCAGTGGAATCGCCATTGCCATACTTGAGTCCGGATCTAAATGGAAGAAGGCTACTTATTGGTGCCAACTTCGCTTCAGCCGGGGTTGGAATTCTCAATGACACCGGAGTTCAGTTT CTAAATATACTCCGAATGCCTATACAACTAGCGTACTTCCAAGAATACCAGAGAAGAGTGCAGGCTCTCATCGGACGTGACCAAACCAAAAGACTCATAGAACAATCCCTCGTCCTTATCACTGTCGGCGGCAATGATTTCGTCAACAACTACTATTTGGGCCCTTCCTCCGCTCGATCTCGCCAACTTCCCCTCCCAAGATATGTCAAGTATGTCATCTCCGAGTACGAGAAACTTTTGATG AACTTGTATAAGCTGGGACCACGTAGGATTCTGGTGACCGGTACCGGAGCAATGGGATGTGTCCCCGGAGAATTGGCGACTAGAGCCACGAACGGTGGATGCTCAGCTGAAGTTCAACGAGCCGCTGCCTTGTACAATCCGCAACTCGATCAAATGTTGAAAGGACTCAACAAGAAACTTGGGAAAGACGTTTTCATTTCTGCAAATAATGGACAAGTGCATCTGGATTTCATCAACAACCCTCGAGCATTTG GGTTTACTAATTCCAAGGTAGCATGTTGCGGGCAAGGACCATACAATGGAGTTGGTCTCTGCACATTTCTGTCCAACTTGTGCCCTAACAGAGCTCTCTATGCGTTTTGGGACGCCTTCCACCCATCTGAGAAGGCTAATAGAATTATTGTGCAGCTGATGAATAGCGGCTCAATTCGCTACATGAGCCCCATGAACCTCAGCACAATCATGGCCCTGGACTCTACTACTTGA
- the LOC133722584 gene encoding GDSL esterase/lipase LTL1-like: MASSLVLIFSLVLTALESFGTQQVEARAFFVFGDSLVDNGNNNYLLTQARADAYPYGIDYPTGRPTGRFSNGYNIPDFISQALGSESTLPYLSPELTGQRLLVGANFASAGIGILNDTGIQFVNIIRMYRQFEYFQEYQQRVSALIGSEQTERLVNGALILVTVGGNDFVNNYYLVPYSARSRQYSLPDYVEYLISEFRNLLLRLYDLGGRRVLVTGTGPLGCVPAELATRSSNGQCSAELQRAAGLFNPQLNQMLSGLNSELGADIFIAANTHQSASDFVTNPQSYGFTTSKIACCGQGPYNGLGLCTGLSNLCPNRDLYAFWDSFHPSEKANRYIVQNILSGTTEYMNPMNLSTILALDSRT, translated from the exons ATGGCTAGCTCACTGGTGCTGATTTTCAGTCTAGTCCTCACTGCATTGGAAAGCTTCGGCACCCAGCAGGTCGAGGCTCGTGCCTTTTTCGTGTTCGGAGACTCCTTGGTCGACAATGGCAACAACAATTACTTACTAACCCAGGCTCGTGCCGACGCTTATCCTTATGGCATTGACTATCCAACTGGTCGACCAACGGGCCGTTTCTCCAATGGCTACAACATCCCTGACTTCATCA GTCAAGCTCTTGGTTCAGAATCCACGTTGCCTTACTTGAGTCCAGAGCTCACTGGACAAAGGCTACTCGTTGGTGCCAACTTTGCTTCTGCTGGCATTGGAATCCTCAATGACACCGGAATTCAGTTT GTAAACATAATCAGAATGTACAGACAATTTGAGTATTTTCAAGAATACCAGCAAAGAGTGAGTGCCCTTATCGGATCTGAACAGACGGAGCGACTTGTAAACGGAGCACTTATTCTCGTGACTGTTGGCGGCAACGACTTTGTCAACAATTACTACTTGGTTCCCTACTCTGCTAGATCTCGTCAATATTCTCTTCCAGATTATGTCGAATACCTCATTTCCGAGTTCAGAAACCTTCTTTTG AGGCTATACGATCTTGGAGGGCGTAGGGTTTTGGTGACAGGTACAGGACCATTGGGCTGTGTTCCAGCTGAGTTGGCCACGAGAAGTTCTAACGGTCAGTGCTCAGCCGAGCTGCAAAGAGCTGCAGGTCTCTTTAATCCACAACTTAATCAGATGCTAAGTGGACTCAACAGCGAACTGGGTGCCGATATCTTCATTGCTGCTAACACTCACCAGAGTGCTAGTGACTTCGTGACTAACCCTCAATCATATG GATTTACTACATCGAAAATTGCCTGCTGCGGGCAAGGACCTTACAATGGGCTGGGGTTGTGCACTGGATTGTCCAATTTGTGCCCCAACAGAGACCTATATGCTTTCTGGGATTCATTTCATCCATCAGAAAAGGCAAACCGGTACATTGTTCAGAATATTCTGTCCGGCACTACTGAATACATGAACCCCATGAACCTCAGCACCATTTTGGCTTTGGACTCCAGGACCTAG